Genomic DNA from candidate division WOR-3 bacterium:
CAGATAGTGTCCCAGGCAACAAGGTTGTCGTGAAAAAGGGGCGCGCCGTCCGCATACACACCGCCGCCATAGCCCATGGTGCTCAAGTGATTGTCGGTGATGTGGTTGTGACAGATTTCCGGGCTGCCCCGGCACCACAGGCCGGCGCCGTTACCCGGGTAGGTTGATACGAGGCCACGAGTCAGCGTGAACCCGCAAAGCCGGGTCGCGGATGTATAGTCCAACGCGTTCATTGTTACTACTCGTCCGGAATCACGCGCGTTCACAATCGTCGAATCCGGCCCGGCTTCACTCAGGAGAGTAATGCCATCTCTTGCTGGCCAGGTAAGGCGTTCAAAGTAGGTGCCGGAGGCGACCAGTACGGTGTCGCCGGTCCGGGCTGCGTTAAGACCAGCCTGAATTGTCGGCTGCTCAGACGGCACGTGGATAACAAGCGCCTGAGCGAGCGCAACCGACAGTCCGAGCAAGAGAGTTAGTCTCATGGATACCTCCTTATTTCAAGCGAGTGGACAGATGTACCAACTTAGTGCAGGTGCTTGTCTCAAAGGTTTTCAGGTCAAGGAAATAGACCCCAGGTGTGAATGTCAGGTCCGGGAGCCGGACTTGGTGCTTACCAGCGGAAAAACGGTCACTGACCAGGACCGCGAGCTCACGGCCGGCCGCGTCTCGGATTGCCAGTTGCACGCTGCCAGGTTTGGCCAGCTGGAACGTAACCGTGGCAACCCCGCAGCACGGATTGGGCAGGATACTTATTACGCCGGGGACGCTACGCCCTTGGGGCGAAACCTCGCACCCGGTCGGGAGGTGGAACCCGGCGTACTTGAGGATAATGTTTTTCTGGCCAGCATGCTGGGACACAGTTGCCCACATGCTGCCGTCCCTGGGGTCATACTCGACGCCGCGGAAGTCGTACGTCTGCGGGCTTAGGACGTACTGGACTAGACGACAACCTGGATTGCGGAACTCGTACAGTCCGGTGCTTTCCGGGTACTGACCGGTCACGTTGTAGTAGGTGTAGGCCATCAGCAGGCTTGGTCGGTCCGGGTTTGTGTTGGTCAGGTCCAAGGCAAGGCCCCGGGCACCGTAGTTGCCGTTCAGGGGAATCGTATCTTGGCGTAGTCTGTTGCCGAGTGCGTCGGTAACATATACGTACCCTGGTTTCATTCCGAGACTGCGGCGGTCGGCAAGATAGAGTAGCCGGGACGATTCGTCCCAGGCCAGGCCGGTCGGTACGTTAGCGGCCGGGTTTGCAAACTGCCGGAGTACGGTGCCGTTGACCGACATCTTGTATACCCGCTTGGTCTGACCGGATGCAATCCAGAACGTCGAGTCGTACGCACAGTACTTGATGTCAGTGCATGCGGTTTCATTGTTCGGGGTTGGAATGGTGCCAAGCAAAGTAGGGTTCGAATCTGAGGAGTAGATGTAGATTGAGCGTGAACGATGGTGCGTAACGTAGAGCCGGTCGTGATCATGGTCGTAACCAAGTCCGTTCAGACCGGCAAGGTCAGGCATGCCAGGAAGTTGCTTCGGGCCCCAGATAATGACACCTGGGTTGGCACGAGGTGGGCCGGTTGTGAGCCGGATTGTTCTTGCGTAACTAGTCTCGCTGCAGGTCAGAGTCAAGTTCAGCTCAGCGACGTGGTTCGGCGGGCACGAAACGCTTGCCAGAAGTCCGAAAGGGTCATCCTGATTGCGTGTGCTGTCGCCGCCGGCAACGTCTCCGAAAACCGATACGGAATCGGCGACACTTACATACGGGTCAGTAGTGTGCAGCACACCGACGAGGTTGGTAGCAGTGATGCCTGATGCGTTGCGCAGGAACACTAGGAACTTGGCCGATTCGCCCGGGTCAAGCCAGTAGTTGCGGTTTGGGTCGTCGGCAATGGCGGTCCGGGTCACAAGGAGATTGGGACGGTTTGCCGGGAAGGCGTAGTCAACTGCCTGTTTGCAGTTCAGCCGACCCCAGCCGTAGTTGTTGTTGGGATAAGGTTCACCGGCCGGCGGATGGTCTGCGTGGTCAGCGATGATGTTAAAAATCTCCCTTTGACTCAGGTGCGGAGCTTTTTGTAGCATCAGGGCCACACACCCGGCAACGTGCGGGCATGCCATTGATGTTCCGCTCATGTCCTGATATCCACCACCAGGTGCGGCCGAACGGATGTTGACTCCGGGTGCGGAAATCGTGGGGTTGATTAGATTCCAGTCCGGGCGGAGCCAGTTCACGGTGTCGCGCCATACGGTTGTGTCCGGGGCCGGGCCACGCGAAGAGAACTTGGCGATGGTATCGGCCCGCGCGACCGCACCGGCGCTGATGACGTTCGGGTAGCTGCCGGGTGGATAGGAGGTGTTAGGGCTAGGGCCGCTGTTGCCAATGGCAAAAACTACCTTGATGCCAAGGTTGATAAGATTTATGATGTTGGGGAAGTAGGTCGTACTCAGCCGGCTCAGCCGGCACCAGGAGTTGGAAAGGACATCAGGCCGGCCTACGGCAGCCATCCAGTCAAAGCACTCCAGGATGTCGGATTCAGTTCCGGTGCCGTTGTCGTCAAATCCTTTGGCGCAGATGAATGTCGCGCCAGGTGCGATACCAATGTCGTCTGGAAATGGTCCTAGGCCGTCACCACCGCACATTGTGCCCATTACGTGCGTGCCATGGCCATTGTCATCATAGGGCACGCTTTCGCCGTTCACCGCATCAAACCAGCCGTTCTCGGTTCGCCATCGGCCGCCGAAAGCCGGATGGGTTACTTCAACCCCAGTGTCAATGTTGCCGACGACAACGCCGGCACCGGTATAGCCCTCGGCCCAGCATGAATCGGCCTTGACCATGAACACGTTCCAGGCCGGAGAATCGGTTGCATCCTGGATAACTGGGTCGTTGAGTCTGAACCGGTGGTCATCAAACACCAGATCAACATCCTC
This window encodes:
- a CDS encoding S8 family serine peptidase translates to MRTLVVILTMAVALAGQITPELEVILEQAGPSDMVGVIVQTRDQADMSVAPAGLSYDQKLDILRTTAVRAQQSILEYLATVPAERIRSTFLVSRVCLRTTPAVVRALAAREDVDLVFDDHRFRLNDPVIQDATDSPAWNVFMVKADSCWAEGYTGAGVVVGNIDTGVEVTHPAFGGRWRTENGWFDAVNGESVPYDDNGHGTHVMGTMCGGDGLGPFPDDIGIAPGATFICAKGFDDNGTGTESDILECFDWMAAVGRPDVLSNSWCRLSRLSTTYFPNIINLINLGIKVVFAIGNSGPSPNTSYPPGSYPNVISAGAVARADTIAKFSSRGPAPDTTVWRDTVNWLRPDWNLINPTISAPGVNIRSAAPGGGYQDMSGTSMACPHVAGCVALMLQKAPHLSQREIFNIIADHADHPPAGEPYPNNNYGWGRLNCKQAVDYAFPANRPNLLVTRTAIADDPNRNYWLDPGESAKFLVFLRNASGITATNLVGVLHTTDPYVSVADSVSVFGDVAGGDSTRNQDDPFGLLASVSCPPNHVAELNLTLTCSETSYARTIRLTTGPPRANPGVIIWGPKQLPGMPDLAGLNGLGYDHDHDRLYVTHHRSRSIYIYSSDSNPTLLGTIPTPNNETACTDIKYCAYDSTFWIASGQTKRVYKMSVNGTVLRQFANPAANVPTGLAWDESSRLLYLADRRSLGMKPGYVYVTDALGNRLRQDTIPLNGNYGARGLALDLTNTNPDRPSLLMAYTYYNVTGQYPESTGLYEFRNPGCRLVQYVLSPQTYDFRGVEYDPRDGSMWATVSQHAGQKNIILKYAGFHLPTGCEVSPQGRSVPGVISILPNPCCGVATVTFQLAKPGSVQLAIRDAAGRELAVLVSDRFSAGKHQVRLPDLTFTPGVYFLDLKTFETSTCTKLVHLSTRLK